In Oryzias latipes chromosome 6, ASM223467v1, the sequence ACGTGCAACACTGTCGTTGAAGAGTTTCGTTTTTTCTCTTGAAAAAGTTATTTgtgatgtatatatattttaagcaCAGCAGTGCTCTACTTTTGAGGCTCCTTAGAACTTAGAACCCTTTTTACTCTGCATAAACCTTTTATAGTGTAAAAACGAGTCTTTGTTCTCATTCAGAGGTTAAAGAAACACAGGAGGAGTTTTTAAAGAGATTTGACTTTATTGGTTGTCAGCGTTCAGTAGTAGGAGTCCATGATGCGCCTCATGCTCATGAACCTCATGCCGCTCCAGCCCATGTTGGTGAAGTTCCTGTACTCTCCGGGCCTCATGTACATCATCCTGCCTCTGTAGTGGGGCTGCTCGTACATCAGCCAGTGTCCGTCCATCACGTGACAGGACATGCAGTTGTTCATGCGGTAGCGGTCCATGATGTTGTCGCAGTCGTCCATCAGCTCGTACATCTGGCCGCCAAAGTTCTCCCTCTCGTAGATCCTCATCCTGTAGGAGCCGCGGTGCTGCAACAAGTGGAGAATCCGTTATCTATCTGCAGTCTGCTGCGGTGGCGGGAAGCCACTTCTGACAGCCTGCACTGTCCCCCTGCCGTTTCTATGGAGACTGTGTGTGACTGGCTGATATTTACCATGGGGATCATGCGGCAGGACCTGATGCAGTCGCTCATTCCAAACATGCTCATGTAGTCGGCGTACTCTCCCCTCCTCATGAAGTACTGGTTCCCCATGTAGTTGGTGCGGTCGTAGACCATGAAGCAGCCTCTCTCCACCCTGCAGGAGTGACACCTGCTCAGGTAGGAGGACATGTCGGCACAGTCGCTGCTGCACTCATAGGAACGTCCCATGAAGTTCCTGTCCTCGTAGAAGACGATCTGTTGGGCCACACGTAGAAAATCCATCAGAAACAAcaaactttatgtttttttttgctggcttTGAGCGCCTGTTGAGGATGTTAGTGAAAGTATTTCATCATCTAACATCAGTCATGGTGAAGAATTCTGAACATTGACTCCAGTGAACGTGTTGGACCAGAAAGCCAAGGCTAACAATgacagcagagctgcagagctCAGAAGTGTGAGTGTTAGAGTGTGATGCTGGTTCTCACCCTGCCCATCATGTTCATGCTGCTGGAGGTCATGGTTGCTCTGTGGTCTTCCTGACTGAGTGTGGTACCTGCAGAGCAGCCGCTGCCCTTTATAGCACCTGAGCAGCTGAGGCCTTTTGTCCAAACAGCCTGAGCCAGCAGCACGTCATAAAAGAGACGCTTCGCATTCGGCATTTCTCTTAGAAAGTCCACACAAAGAGCAACAGACAGCAGCGGCCTGTCTCCTTCAGCCCTGTGTTTGCTGTGGAGCCCACTCTTTCGGGAACAAAACCTGAAGACAATGAGCCCCTCACTGAACGCCCGCCGCCCCTCGCGCTTCAGCCCAACAGGAATGGCTTTCATCTCAGGTGACTCTACTCCACACATGAACCGTTCCCTCCTGAAGCGGCAGAAATGAACCTCAGGTTTCTGTGCAGAGTCTTCCTTTACAGTGTTATATCAAAAACTTTTGCCTTGAAACCAAAAACCATCATAAGCCATTAAAACTGCAGTGGGTAGTATAATACAATACCATTAATGAGTAACTGTATTCCATTACAGTTacattgtttaacccttgtgctatcctaggcactttaccattgggagttgggtcatctagacccactagacagtgctctgaaccttttttcttcaatgatttgtgatcttcactggtgtccatggattacatgaaatctttccacctttatccacctttgtcatggtagggagaacacgtcaatggaagggtggggtcatctaagatagcacaagggttaaacactcAAAGTGCAAGCCtcgattttgtttattttatttccttctaAACATTTCTGAAAGCCCTTTTTTGTGATATTATCAATGTTCTATGGTCTCTCTAGcagactttagacgggcctgcacatgtactggctttagcagggggacacgtctggccctgcagggtttgagtccctggtggtgtagtgtgttactgacggtagtctttgttactttggtcccagctctctgcaggtcattcactaggtcctccgtggggttctgggatttttgctcactgttcttgtgatcattctgaccccacggggtgagatcttggggggagccccagatggagggagattctcagtggtcttgtatgtcttccatttcctaataattgcccccacagttgatttcttaacaccaagctgcttacctgttgcagattcagtcttccagcttggtgcaggtcaacaatttggtttctggtgtccttagacagctctttggtctccatagtggagtttggagtgtggctgtttgaggttgtggacaggtgtctttctatagataaccagttcaaacattaaccattaatacaggtaaccagtggaggacagagcatcctctacagaagaagttacaggtctgtgagagccagacaTCTTGTTTTTGGTGACCAAATGCTTATTTTACcaccataatttaaaaataaattctttaaaaatcgttaaagaatttttaaagaatttgatAACATCTTGTTCAGATGTGGTCATCTGAAAGTTCAATGGTGGTGTGAGGATGACTCTAGcggtgaggaagatgaagagaacaAGGGCAGAATGGAGGACCAAGTGGGGGAGTAGGAAAAATGAAGAGTGATGTGTGGCTTTTGAGGAGGAGGTGAAACAGACTTTAGGAGATCTGAGgttcttccagatgactggacGGCTACAGCCAAAGAGTTTAGTTTTAGTCTTTAGTTTAGTATAGTTTATTTcagacacaaaacaaatgaaaaaagtcaacacacagtggtttaaaagacataaaataatacagtgtgcttgaaaaggagtgggttgaagagaaatcttgtctgctcccacccctttttaaaaaacctgATGATGTACGTATTCAACACGCGTATTGCTATTTACAGACAGGTACAAAACATTCAACTGTgctaaagtgacattttttttttaattaatcgtTTCTGGCCTTATAGAGTACTATTAGTGACTTCTTGTCGCTAATAGTACTAATAGTAAGAGATCAGAGAGACGGAGATGAAGGAATTTAGTTTAACGTCTGGAACAAGGAAAGCAGATTGATGGAGAGATGAAGAAGTTCAGAAGGTCTTTCAGAGGAAAAGGTTAGCTACAAAAAACTGGAACACTGAGAAGACAGAAGTACAGAGAGATGCAGCACAAGGTGACGGTGGAGGTGGCAAAGACCAAACAAAGAGCAGATGAAGACTTCTATGACAGGTTGGACACAAAGGAGGAAGAGGGGAATCTGTGCAGGTGAgacagagatggatggatgtgaacCAGGTTAGAGTGATAAAGAACAGAGATGGAAATGGGGTGGCAGGTTCTACAAGGGTTCTACAAGATGAAGGGAGAACTTTGAAGAGCTGATGAATGAGGAACGTGTTAGCGATCACAGAGGAGAGGCGTCTGTCAAAAAGCAAAGAGGAGGATCAATTTACATTATGatacaaagaaatgcaaaaaatgttccCATTCAAATAGACCTCACTAAGCTTGGCAAGAGTTTGGTGTCTCAGAATTCTTTTCCAGTTCTTGTGATCTACCCACACAAGAAATAGATGCTCCTccccctttaacccttgtgctatcctaggcactttaacattgggagttgggtcatctagaccccactagacagtgctctgaaccttttttcttcaatgatttgtgatcttcactggtgtccatggattacatgaaatctttccacctttatccacctttgtcatggtagggagaacacgtcaatgtaaggggggggagtctaagacagcacaagggataaccAGTGGTGCCATTCCCCGAGAGCTAATATAACCAACTTCCCTTGTATCATTCTTTTCTCTGCAGGAGTGTCTTGAGTCATGCCATCTGGTTTCTTAAAAATGATCATGTTTCACCACCCATCCAAGTGGCTGATGAAGCCATTTcaagtccagatgccatgactcaaccACAAGAGAACATCACCTCCAGGACAAGGAcatactgaaaaaaaacatagattttgaataaaaatctgTGAATTATCTAACCAAACAAGCAAATTCTCGATATTTATAGGTATTCAGTTTTGAATTAACACTAAGATGTATGTCACTGTTGCTCAAGGACCCcatttttcttcctctcttgTCTTTTTTCATAGACATAAAGTTCTAATAGATTACCAAATGTTGTCTTGTTGGCCACTTATTTGTTCTAAAAGCAATCGAACACCAGTTTTATCAGTTTCATATTTTATTGAAGATTTTGTCAAAGAGAAGGCAAGAACAGCGTGATCACTAAGGATAGTTTCCCTCGTCTCACATCCGCAGTCAGCCAATGGTGCTGCTTGACCGCTGGGTCAAAGTGACTCGATGTTTCACGAAGCTTCGTTTTTACCATccctaaaagaaaacacactctGGACCAATGTCTGAGGTAGCAGGGACAACAGATGATGGAAACCTTTTCTCGTCGGTCCATTCGCCAGGACTTGCTGACAATCAGGACCTGAGCTGCACCTGTTCACAAACCACCACTAGGAATGTTCCAAGTGAAACCACCACTTGGAACATTCCTACAATCAACAAAAcgattcaggagcagacaatgGTACAGACCAGCCAGCAACACGACAGGTTAAAACATGGAAACTAGAGAAGGCTTTTGGTTGCTTTAAACCAGGTTCAACAACACACACTGGCTagtaaatggaaagaaaaacaacacatgcCTCCATGACATCACAATAGGAGGGACAAGCTGCCGTTTTGACCCCAACATGCTGACACTCACTGTAGATGTGTTGGttcacttcctggttttggcTGACTCACTAGTCTCTTTGACGTTGAGCTAAATAGttcaaatcagattattttgttaaaccttcctgttatgttgcgggtcaaattgactcgttttaaagtttgaacatctatcaaaaatagttaaaagtattttttcagcatgaaacttcttctgcttgccttaattagtgtaatcaacatatgatatgaaaatggttcatctcacatataTGCAACCCCCTCCTGCATGTTCACACATCACATAGATACtgttcgggtcaatttgacccagcagtcaaactggaggtaCAAGGATGTCTTATTATTATTGGTATTCCTTTCTTTGCAGCTATGTGACATATTTTaccccaatcacacacatagacacacacgcacacacacacatacacaaacaggTGCATAGGTGTTATGACTTTTGATAGGAACCATTTATGTTCTCACGGGAAAACTGAACCCACATTCAGTGGACACTCAACAGGGGAGgggcaaaacatataaaagattctctgcatgggaATCCTTCCAACATTATACTCTGTCAGGCAGACCTTTacaaaatgagcagcagaagcagaaagatgacagtccaggaggctCTGCAAGTCATCACTAatcatgatcagaagaagactatCTTAAGCTAAACCAGATGAGGGAATTGCTATTCCTGTTCCTCTAAACAAGACATTCACATATAAGAATGGTGAAGtacattggtcttcatcccCAAATATGCGTTAGACAAAACTGTCTtcagaaaacataataaagggtgccagggcccactaggatggcagtgactcatgtgaccatGTCAAGACGAGCATGACCTGtgcgaaatgtgcaaaattaatttcatataagccttgtgctatcttaggcactttagcattgggagttgggtcatctagacccactagacagtgctatgaaccttttttcttcgaggatttgtgatcttcactggtgtccatggattacatgaaatctttccacctttatccacctttgtcatggtagggagaacacgtcaatgtaagggtggggtcatctaagatagcacaaggggtacaTTATGTTTTGTCACCTTAGAGTtgtggtaaatggtaaatattcatcTTTAAAACTACCTACAGATTTATGAAAAATTCCATTGACTAATAATATAACCcaaaatttgtaaataaataaaaattaaacttcatacatgcaggctcaaaattaacccctaaatccccagttaactgctgcagcagcagcagcagcagcagcagcagcagcagcagcagcagcagcagcagcagcagcagcagcatgcttcCCCAGCACAGCtcatttaacattatgaactaagtattacaacagcaaaacacaacaaaacctttgtgttacagcagagcagacagacacacgaatcgtagctaatgttacaagttatgGCAGAGCAAacgtttaagaagaaaatcttaaaaatgacgtcATTTGCAATATTTAGGCCTAGTTTTCATCGACAACATTGTGGTTACAGGGCCAGGTGGcattagaaaacgtgcatctagctatgaGGACACACCATgttctttatctcttttctcctctttctttgttcttttctttctttaggcACCAGACGGCTTTGACCTTCTTTTtgtccatatttcagatgtttttggcatttagcataaatgtcctcacgAAGGCATCAAGTccgtcgactaaaccaactgtcaccttagtgacaacattgttttgtgttcccattttttatttgggcattttacacaaaaataaccccaaaaaagcaagattttttttacctttattaaAATTTAGGTTATAGAATGTCACCGTATGACTGACTGAAGTTTTATAAAGTAGATTCCAGCCCCCGCCCTTGTCCCCCACCTGGCCACTTCATTTTGAAGCGACCCACAGTTGAACTGATTCCCTGCAGATGAACAACAACATTCCTATCCTTAAAGTTTCATTTACTGAGTGAGTTTTCCTGTCCACAATTGTCTTTTGGTAACTCTGTGCAGGGATTATTCTGAAAACTCCTTTTTGTCATCTGTTGGTTATTTTAATACGTTTAAGACTATCTGTCTTGTCGAAATAACATCTTTACTGAATTTAGCTCAAATTGATGTTGACAGGTTTTCATGTGGGGCCTTGAAACATCAACATCATCATTTTGTTTGAACacacttttttatatttgctgTGTAATGTGCTAACGGTTTAGAAATGTTGCCTGTAGAgttcaaaacataaatgttcACTTCAATCAGAGGTTCAGTCGGTCAGAGGGAAGTTGACCTGCAGGTGGCACTGGACTCGCTCAAGATTGCCccaaaagctgcttttaaagCAGAATTCAATCGATCAACAAATCCTGAGATTCTTCGGGTTtttgaaaacatgattttagACTTTAGAAATAATTCCTGCTTCAGAGGAACTACAACGGCTGACTTGATACCTAACAGGAGCATTTTACTCTGCATAAACCTTTTATAGTGTAAAAACGAGTCTTTGTTCTCATTCAGAGGTTAAAGAAACACAGGAGGAGTTTTTAAAGAGATTTGACTTTATTGGTTCTCAGCGTTCAGTAGTAGGAGTCCATGATGCGCCTCATGCTCATGAACCTCATGCCGCTCCAGCCCATGTTGGTGAAGTTCCTGTACTCTCCGGGCCTCATGTACATCATCCTGCCTCTGTAGTGGGGCTGCTCGTACATCAGCCAGTGTCCGTCCATCACGTGACAGGACATGCAGTTGTTCATGCGGTAGCGGTCCATGATGTTGTCGCAGTCGTCCATCAGCTCGTACATCTGGCCGCCAAAGTTCTCCCTCTCGTAGATCCTCATCCTGTAGGAGCCGCGGTGCTGCAACAAGTGGAGAATCCGTTATCTATCTGCAGTCTGCTGCGGTGGCGGGAAGCCACTTCTGACAGCCTGCACTGTCCCCCTGCCGTTTCTATGGAGACTGTGTGTGACTGGCTGATATTTACCATGGGGATCATGCGGCAGGACCTGATGCAGTCGCTCATTCCAAACATGCTCATGTAGTCGGCGTACTCTCCCCTCCTCATGAAGTACTGGTTCCCCATGTAGTTGGTGCGGTCGTAGACCATGAAGCAGCCTCTCTCCACCCTGCAGGAGTGACACCTGCTCAGGTAGGAGGACATGTCGGCACAGTCGCTGCTGCACTCATAGGAACGTCCCATGAAGTTCCTGTCCTCGTAGAAGACGATCTGGCAAGAAAATGTGGATTAAATGGAGGGTTTAGTGCGATCAAACCTTTTCTCTGTGGCAGAACAACCTGACATTTGTCTGTTACAGATTCATGTCTTCACATGTCTAAACTATGAGATCCTACAAGGCACCAAATTTTCCCCTGGTTCAGTTATTGTCCCACTCTGTGTTTTAGATGTCTTCAGACCCTTTAGTGTTTTTTAAACGCTCACTTTCCTTAGAAAGACATTTGAATGATAAATCTTTCGTAACTGGCTAGCTTGGCTGGTCGAGTGTCCGCCCAAAGGCGGCGAGATTATTGGTTTGACTGAAAATATTCTGCTTGACTTTCAGCGTTAAGGGTTGGATTAGGGGGACAAATGGTTCCTGAACACTGCAGTTCACTGATCATTCAGACCAGGGATCAAATGTGGAGGAGAAACTTGTCACACACCTGAGTGTGACAGGTAATGGGACTGTCACTACTTTATAGAGTCGGAAGAGCTGCAAACTAAACTGGACGTGCTGTAATGTCCGTCCAGAGTCTGAGTCCGCTGAAACCTTTTCGGGGTCGCTGGAGTCTGtcctagctactgttgggcaaagagCGCCCTGAACAGGGTGCATAGCACCACACATCGGACACTGCGAGATGCTAACCAGAGGTTCCAGCACAGATCTGTGGAGGCCCAGGTCTGAACACACCTCAGCGAGTGGGAATCCCAGGCAGTCAGTATGAAGCAGCGTTGCATGCTGGGACTTACCCTGCTCATCATGTTCATGTCGGTGGCGGACATGTTGCTGGAGTTGTGACTGCCGTGTTCCTCTGAGGCTGGTGGAGGAGGACTGTACCTGCACCTGGGCGAGTTGCTGCTTTTATACACCTGAGTGTGGCGCTCCGCtttgtgtgtgagagtgtggaGTCAGCATGTGCTTCTGTTGCACACAAAGCCTCTTTGAAAGGGTTAACAAAGAGTGCGTGAGGCCTTCTAGCTGCTGGTTCATCAACAGCAGCTTTCTGTTCACCTGCTCACCAGCAAAATGATTTACACGTCTGTTTTCTCAGCGCTCTCAGCCTGTCTTCCAGGTGGAACGCCGCACGTCTTGTCCAGCTCCACAGAGAGCTTTCATGACCGTCATTGGAAGGTCTCTACAAAGGTTGAGGACCAGCGAATTCTCTACTGATCACACAAGCCACAGAACTGGGTTCATAGAAGGTATTTGACATGAAGATACTGGAGTGGGCGCTGACTTGGACATTTCTGTCAGTAAACTAATGCTAACATTAGCTTGTTGGGTCATTTTGGAAAAGATTTTAGTTTTCCCCACACTAAAGACTCTCATGGTTAATATTCCTTACACTTAAAAGTTTCCATGTTGCATTGTTCTTTCACAAACTACAGAAATCCTCAGGATCACAAATAAGTACTGAATCCAGTTAAGGAGATCTTCAGGATAGACTACAAAGATCTTCCAAATGAATCTCATAAATATGAGACAAATTACTTCATTTAATCTCCAGGTTCAAATTACATAATTCAACAAAGTTCAATAAAGTTCCTAGTTTCTGTATATTAACTGACTTCTTCGgatcttctgttatcagacatgATTGTGTGAAGACGTCCTGAACCGTGTCAGGtatgtaaaaaagaatccaaCCATGTCTGGTAacagaagaacctaagaagtcaCATAGTTCAACATGTGATCATTCTTGGCGGGGGCCGCCCTTTGGATGAAGTGTCCAGCGAAATGATGGAAGGGATTGATGAATCCCTGGTCACTAAAAATGTTGTGTCCCCATGGCTAGAATTGATCAAAGTCATCCTGATTCAAACATTGAAGCTTAGGAAAGAACTTgcaacccttgtactatcttaggcactttaactttgggagttgggtcatctagacccactagacagtgctctgtaccttttttcttcaatgatttgtgatcttcactggtgtccatggattacatgaaatctttccacctttatccacctttgtcatggtagggagaacacgtcaatgtaagggggggggggggggtcatataagatagcacaagggttaatcttgATTTTAGATTCATGTCAACATAGAGACCCTTACCATAACCTTAGTTGCACAACCTCAAGACTAACgctaacctttttttattttattttataatactttatttatcccacaatggggaaattcatCTCCGCATtagacccatcccctggggaagtggtgagctgcagccgaaccgCGTTCAGGAGGCAGCGTTAAGGGTCTGTTTTACagtaagcgccatctaatgtcagggaatgaaattgcatgttcactcggctcatcgtcagtgaaaattgcctgggtgtgaacacaaaaaacgtgtcgaaaaacgctggcgaaaaacGTGCGCAGAttttcgtcccggtgtgtacggcccTTAACACTAACCCTAACCTCAATACTAACCCTAACCTCAATGCTAATCCTAACCTCAAGACTAATCCTAACCTCAATACTAACCCTAACCAGTCTTAGACTGTTTTAGACAGTTTCAGTCAGTGTGAATCATATTTTATTTGGTCTGGTGAGGATTGTCCTCCTGAATTTGGCTTTTTCcgtaatgtgtttttgttttgagttgtcttcctgtcagtcacaccaggttcatACCGAAGATCATCCACATCTTCATCGTCAGCTCATCTGCTCTGTCACTCTTTTGTTGCTTCCTCAATTTAGTCATGCTTAAGTTTATTCATTAAATCTTTAAGTTTCTGCCAGCCAGCTCGGTCTCCTGCATGTTGGGTGTttacaccaccagttcctgacaggtCTAAAGACAACAGAACATGAGTGACTGCTTTAGCACACTGTAGGACACGGTCACAATAGGTCAGCAGAACTGCTAACCAAAGGTGGGAAATACAACTTTTACCTGTCCACTGTACTGAACCCATGGTAGGATTCAATCTGTCATTCCTTTAGGAAGCAAGTATTGCCTTGGATCTACAGATCAGGTTAGACACTTGAGGTTCATCGGCCGGTCAAAGACAACCCCCATCAAGCTGAACTATCCTCATAACTCTCCATCCAGACTCCGCTGGATCTAAGGTTATATTCGCAAACACTTCACTAGAAAAGGATTTTTCTATAGAACGTTTAATTAGAAATGAAAATGCAGGTTAACTTCAAATCATACGCGAATGGTTACATAGGAGTAAAAGTACTGCAGTCACATGGTTACAGCACTCAACGTTTCAGACTTTAAAAACCTAAAGTGAACCTTCTTTGGTTGAAACTCGACACAATGCCACATTTAAGCAAATAGAAGTCTTTTTTGTGAATGATTTGCCATAAGAGTGTCAGCTGGTCTGTGGCTCCTAGAACAGGCAGCTGCTGTACACGCTGACTTTGTGGCTGATGTCCTGCAGCAGCTCTTTGACTGCAGCTTCCAACTCCACCAGCTGCTCAGCTTTCACCTCCAAAATGTGCTGGTTATCTTCATAAGACTTTTCAAGATCTGAAACAGAAAGGCAGTTTGATTTCAGCTTTGGAAGTCTGCACAGTCTGAAAGAGGTCCTACACACAGCACACTATAGGTCCAGCTCATGTGGGTGTGTGCTGGCTCTGGTTCAGCTCTCAGAGTGTGGACCTGCTCGCTCAGGTGTGGTGCTGCTTCCTGGACAGCAGAAGGCCATTGTGTTGTTAAGTGCAACATTGTGTTATGAGCTATGAGCTGCAACCCAAAACCCAAGCAATTAAACCTGATTGGGACAATCTCTTACAAACATGGCAACAAATGTGGTCTGAAGCTTCTGACACAGGTTCAAGTGAAACCTGGGATGATGAGCACAGCTCAGTCCAGATGATGGGATGGAAGTAGGTCCTTAACTTCATTGATTGTTGGCTTTCTGTTAAACTTGAACTACTAAATTCAAACAGGGTAAGCTTTATTGGGGGGGGTGGTTACCTTTTAAAAGCTGAAGCTTGTCAGCCGCCTGCAGCAGCAGTTCTTTCGCCTCCTTCTGCAGTGACTCCGCCCTGTCCTTTGCCTGAGCCACTCCCACTGCCTTCTGATCAATCAGCTGCTCCACGGTGCTGACCTTCTGCTTCAGCCCTGACTGCAGCTCCTGCGCAAAGACACGGTGAGCAGACGGGCTCAGGCAGAAGGCCATCGTTGATCACGTTTGCTCACCTGTTTGACCTCGTCTGCCATGCTCTGTATGATCGCAGCGTCCTGACTGGTCATGTTGGCGCTCCTGCTGACATTCCAGTTCTTGCTCTTCAGCAGCATCACGTCTTCATCCAGTCTCTGTAGTCTTACGGTTGCATTGTTGACCTTCAGCTCTGCACTGGCTGTTTCTATTTCCACCTACAGACACCACATGACACAGG encodes:
- the LOC105353738 gene encoding gamma-crystallin M2-like, giving the protein MTSSSMNMMGRIVFYEDRNFMGRSYECSSDCADMSSYLSRCHSCRVERGCFMVYDRTNYMGNQYFMRRGEYADYMSMFGMSDCIRSCRMIPMHRGSYRMRIYERENFGGQMYELMDDCDNIMDRYRMNNCMSCHVMDGHWLMYEQPHYRGRMMYMRPGEYRNFTNMGWSGMRFMSMRRIMDSYY
- the LOC101167703 gene encoding gamma-crystallin M2-like — protein: MSATDMNMMSRIVFYEDRNFMGRSYECSSDCADMSSYLSRCHSCRVERGCFMVYDRTNYMGNQYFMRRGEYADYMSMFGMSDCIRSCRMIPMHRGSYRMRIYERENFGGQMYELMDDCDNIMDRYRMNNCMSCHVMDGHWLMYEQPHYRGRMMYMRPGEYRNFTNMGWSGMRFMSMRRIMDSYY